The region GCGCCGAGCCGCTCTTCATGACCGACTACATCGCCTGCGGGCGCGTCGTGCCCGAGCGCATCGCCGCCATCGTCAAGGGCATCGCCGAGGCGTGCGTCGTCGCCGGGTGCGCGCTCATCGGCGGCGAGACCGCCGAGCACCCGGGCCTGCTCGACCCCGACGACTACGACGTCGCCGGCGCCACGACCGGCGTGGTCGAGGCCAGCAAGCTCCTGGGCCCGGGCCGCGTCCGCCCCGGCGACGTGGTCATCGCGATGGAGGCCAGCGGCCTGCACTCCAACGGCTACTCGCTCGTGCGCCACGTCCTGCTCAACCAGGCCGGCTGGACCGTCGAGCGCCAGGTCGACGACTTCGGCCGCACGCTGGGCGAGGAGCTCCTCGAGCCCACCCGGATCTACGCCAAGGCCTGCCTCGACCTCGCCGACCGCACCGAGACCCACGCGATGTCGCACGTCACCGGCGGCGGCCTGGCGGCCAACCTCGAGCGCGTGATGCCGCAGGAGCTGTCTGCCCGCATCGACCGCTCGACGTGGACGCCGCAGCCGGTCTTCGACGTCGTACGACGCGTGGGCGACGTGCCGCAGGCCGACCTCGAGGCCACCTTGAACTGCGGCGTCGGCATGGTGTCGCTGACCGCCCCGGAGTCGGTCGACACGGCGATCTCCGTGCTCGCCGGCCACGGCATCCGGGCCTGGGTCGCGGGCGAGGTCCGCGGCGACGCCGACCACGGCGGGCGTGTGGTCCTCGAGGGCCAGCACCCCGGTTGGTGACAATTTCGGGGCCCCGGTGACGAATTGCCGGACCACGGTGTGCGGGAACACCCACCGCTCAGGTAGCGTTGTCCCCACGATATGTAACCGATCAGACCGGGCGCGTCGAGGTGCTCCTCGGCAGCCCCGGCCAAGTGTGCGAGGGGGTCGACCCTATGGGGCGCGGCCGAGCGAAGGCGAAGCAGACGAAGGTCGCACGCGACCTGAAGTACCGGACTCACGAGACGGACTTCGGCGCGTTGGCGAATGAGCTGCACGGGAACGACAAGTCCCATCCGGCGACGACCGACGTCGAGCCGGACGAGGACGAGTGGTCGGACTATGCCGATCCTCGTCGTCGTGAGCACTGACTGAGCGCACCTGACCATCTCGCCCGGCACCCCGGGTGAGCGGGCGTACGACCGCGCCCTCAGGTGATCCAGGCTCTGCTCTGCTGCACGCGGAAGCGACGCCGGGTCGGCGCCCCTGCACGATGCCCTGTGCAGACGCGCCGACCCTGGCGTCGGGCTCGTCAGAGGTGGATGCCGCGCAGCCGGCCGACCTCGCGCATCCGGCGCTCGGCGAGGCGGTCCGCCGCCTCGGCCGTGGTGACGCCGTCGGTCCTTGCGAGCGCGAGGACCTTGCGCGTGGTGTCGAAGATGCCCGACGCGCGCTGCTGCGCGCGCTCGAAGGAGAAGCCCTCGAGCTCGTCGGCGACCTGGATCACGCCGCCGGAGTTCACGCAGTAGTCGGGGGCGTAGAGGATGCCGCGCTCCTCGACCTGCTTCTCGATGCCGGGGTGGGCGAGCTGGTTGTTGGCCGCGCCGCAGATGACCCGGGCGGTGAGCACGTCGAGCACCTCGTCGGTGATCGCGCCGCCCATCGCGCACGGGGCGTACACGTCGAGCTGGCTGCGGACGAGCTCGTCGGTGGACCCGACGCCCTGCACCTGCGGGAAGGCCTCGCGGATCGCGACGACCGACGGTGCGTGCACGTCGGTGACCACGACGGTGGCGCCGTCCTCGACGAGGTGGCGCACGAGGTGCTTGCCCACCTTGCCGACCCCGGCGACGCCGACGGTGCGGCCGGCGAGCGTGGGCTCGCCCCACAGGTGCTCGGCCGAG is a window of Nocardioides oleivorans DNA encoding:
- a CDS encoding DUF3073 domain-containing protein, which gives rise to MGRGRAKAKQTKVARDLKYRTHETDFGALANELHGNDKSHPATTDVEPDEDEWSDYADPRRREH
- the purM gene encoding phosphoribosylformylglycinamidine cyclo-ligase, with amino-acid sequence MTDQPAAPEGAYAAAGVSIEAADRAIDLMKGWVEKARRPEVIGGLGGFAGLFDASALTRYEAPLLATSTDGVGTKVAIAQLMDVHDTIGFDLVGMVVDDLVVCGAEPLFMTDYIACGRVVPERIAAIVKGIAEACVVAGCALIGGETAEHPGLLDPDDYDVAGATTGVVEASKLLGPGRVRPGDVVIAMEASGLHSNGYSLVRHVLLNQAGWTVERQVDDFGRTLGEELLEPTRIYAKACLDLADRTETHAMSHVTGGGLAANLERVMPQELSARIDRSTWTPQPVFDVVRRVGDVPQADLEATLNCGVGMVSLTAPESVDTAISVLAGHGIRAWVAGEVRGDADHGGRVVLEGQHPGW
- a CDS encoding Glu/Leu/Phe/Val family dehydrogenase produces the protein MSGAGTSGVDVFDLGSEHEQVVFCNDHATGLRAIVAIHSTALGPGLGGTRFYPYASTDDAIVDVLNLSRGMSYKNALAGLDLGGGKAVIIGDPAELKTEALLRAYGRFVQSLNGRYFTACDVGTYSEDMDHIARECDFVTGRTVAHGGAGDSSVLTAYGVFQGMRASAEHLWGEPTLAGRTVGVAGVGKVGKHLVRHLVEDGATVVVTDVHAPSVVAIREAFPQVQGVGSTDELVRSQLDVYAPCAMGGAITDEVLDVLTARVICGAANNQLAHPGIEKQVEERGILYAPDYCVNSGGVIQVADELEGFSFERAQQRASGIFDTTRKVLALARTDGVTTAEAADRLAERRMREVGRLRGIHL